From one Streptomyces spiramyceticus genomic stretch:
- a CDS encoding PucR family transcriptional regulator gives MPPTLASLVHHSALKLTVRAGEDRLETPVRWAHASELADPVPYMEGGELLLVTAMKLEAEDPEAMRRYVRRLAGAGVVGLGFAVGVNYDEIPQALVDAAQEENLPLLEVPRRTPFLAISKAVSAANAADQYRAVTAGFEAQRELTKAALSGDGPKELLARLASHVNGWAALYDVSGAVVAAAPDWAARRAARITADVERLRERPAPASSVVGGGGADTDAEADDRVELQSLGAGRRVRGVLAVGTGAPLGTAERYAVHSAIALLTLTTERSRSLQAAEQRLGAAVLRMLLAGEPDHARAVAGDLYGALLDAPFRLLIAEPTVPEAEGAPADADPLQALADAMESAALRAGEPVLVVPDGDRLVVLAADGGDAVQACLAHTEARRGASARPHEPADEDDMVVGLSAPAGPIAAVSAYKQAEQALSVARRRGRALVEHEELAAGSVMQLLADDAVRSFADGMLRALHEHDATGRGDLVASLRAWLSRHGQWDAAAADLGVHRHTLRYRMRRVEEILGRSLDDADVRMELWLALKATGTGSGTS, from the coding sequence ATGCCGCCTACTCTCGCCTCGCTCGTCCACCACTCGGCGCTCAAGCTCACCGTGCGCGCCGGGGAGGACCGGCTGGAGACGCCGGTGCGCTGGGCCCACGCCAGTGAGCTCGCCGACCCCGTGCCGTACATGGAGGGCGGCGAGCTGCTCCTCGTCACCGCCATGAAGCTGGAGGCCGAGGATCCGGAGGCGATGCGCCGGTACGTGCGGCGGCTGGCCGGGGCCGGTGTCGTGGGGCTCGGCTTCGCGGTCGGCGTCAACTACGACGAAATCCCGCAGGCGCTCGTCGACGCCGCGCAGGAGGAGAACCTGCCGCTCCTCGAAGTGCCGCGGCGTACGCCCTTCCTCGCCATCAGCAAGGCCGTCTCCGCCGCGAACGCCGCCGACCAGTACCGGGCCGTCACCGCCGGTTTCGAGGCGCAGCGCGAGCTGACGAAGGCGGCGCTGTCGGGGGACGGGCCGAAGGAGCTGCTGGCCCGCCTCGCGTCCCACGTGAACGGGTGGGCGGCGCTGTACGACGTATCCGGCGCCGTAGTCGCCGCCGCGCCCGACTGGGCCGCGCGCCGCGCCGCCCGGATCACCGCCGACGTCGAACGGCTGCGGGAGCGGCCCGCGCCCGCGAGCTCCGTCGTGGGCGGCGGCGGGGCCGACACCGACGCCGAGGCGGACGACCGCGTCGAGCTGCAGTCGCTGGGCGCGGGGCGGCGCGTACGGGGCGTACTGGCCGTCGGTACGGGCGCCCCGTTGGGCACCGCCGAGCGGTACGCCGTGCACTCCGCGATCGCGCTCCTGACGCTGACGACGGAACGGTCGCGCTCGCTGCAGGCGGCGGAGCAGCGGCTGGGCGCGGCGGTGCTGCGGATGCTGCTGGCGGGCGAACCCGACCACGCGCGCGCCGTCGCCGGCGATCTGTACGGTGCGCTGCTGGACGCCCCCTTCCGCCTCCTCATCGCTGAACCCACCGTCCCCGAGGCGGAGGGCGCCCCCGCGGACGCCGACCCGCTCCAGGCCCTCGCCGACGCGATGGAGTCAGCGGCGCTGCGAGCGGGGGAGCCGGTGCTGGTCGTGCCGGACGGCGACCGCCTCGTGGTGCTCGCGGCGGACGGAGGCGACGCTGTGCAAGCCTGCCTCGCCCATACGGAGGCCCGGCGCGGTGCGTCGGCGCGGCCGCACGAGCCGGCCGACGAGGACGACATGGTGGTCGGCCTTTCCGCTCCGGCGGGCCCGATCGCGGCGGTCTCGGCGTACAAGCAGGCGGAACAGGCCCTCTCCGTCGCCCGTCGGCGCGGCCGCGCGCTGGTCGAGCACGAAGAACTGGCCGCAGGCTCTGTCATGCAGCTGCTGGCCGACGACGCGGTGCGCTCGTTCGCGGACGGGATGCTGAGGGCACTCCACGAGCACGACGCGACGGGCCGGGGCGACCTGGTCGCATCGCTGCGCGCGTGGCTCTCCCGCCACGGCCAGTGGGACGCAGCGGCGGCAGACCTGGGCGTCCACCGCCACACGCTGCGCTACCGGATGCGGAGGGTGGAGGAAATCCTGGGCCGCTCGCTCGACGACGCGGACGTGAGGATGGAGCTGTGGCTGGCGCTGAAGGCGACGGGGACGGGGTCGGGCACGAGCTGA
- a CDS encoding aldehyde dehydrogenase family protein — translation MTSTHAFWLAGRQATGEDVLDVTSPWDGRLVGKVSVPTDAQVEEAVAAAHAVEGEFAATPAHVRAAALDHVSKRLVERTEEIAQLISAENGKPIKWARGEVGRAVSVFRFAAEEARRFNGGESQRLDTDAGGVGRLALTRRFPRGTVLGIAPFNFPLNLCAHKVAPAIAVGAPIILKPAPATPLSGLILGELLAETDLPAGSWSVLPVANDRMPALVKDERLPVISFTGSDKVGYAIMDSVPRKHCTLELGGNGAAVVLDDYASEKDLDWAATRIATFSNYQGGQSCISVQRVIADASVYDRLLPKIVAAVEAQVNGDPSDAGTDVGPLVSEEAAKRVESWVDEAVNAGAKLLAGGKRDGAAYAPTVLTDVPADVTISCEEVFGPVLTVRKVNGEAEAFAAVNDSKYGLQAGVFTHDLKTAFRAHRELEVGGVVVGDVPSYRADQMPYGGVKQSGTGREGVRFAMEDYTYERVMVFTGLAL, via the coding sequence ATGACTTCCACCCACGCCTTCTGGCTCGCCGGCCGCCAGGCCACCGGCGAGGACGTCCTCGACGTCACCTCCCCCTGGGACGGCCGCCTTGTCGGCAAGGTCTCCGTTCCCACCGACGCCCAGGTCGAAGAGGCAGTCGCAGCCGCGCACGCCGTCGAGGGCGAGTTCGCCGCGACCCCCGCGCACGTACGCGCCGCCGCGCTCGACCACGTCAGCAAGCGCCTCGTCGAGCGCACCGAGGAGATCGCGCAGCTGATCTCCGCCGAGAACGGCAAGCCCATCAAGTGGGCCCGCGGCGAAGTCGGCCGCGCCGTCTCCGTGTTCCGGTTCGCCGCAGAGGAAGCGCGCCGCTTCAACGGCGGCGAGTCCCAGCGCCTCGACACCGACGCCGGCGGCGTCGGCCGCCTCGCGCTGACGCGCCGCTTCCCCCGCGGCACCGTCCTCGGCATCGCGCCGTTCAACTTCCCGCTGAACCTGTGCGCCCACAAGGTCGCCCCGGCCATCGCCGTCGGTGCCCCGATCATCCTGAAGCCGGCGCCCGCGACGCCCCTGTCCGGTCTGATCCTGGGCGAGCTGCTCGCCGAGACGGACCTGCCTGCCGGTTCGTGGTCCGTGCTGCCGGTCGCCAACGACCGTATGCCCGCGCTGGTCAAGGACGAGCGTCTGCCCGTCATCTCCTTCACCGGGTCCGACAAGGTCGGTTACGCGATCATGGACTCCGTGCCGCGCAAGCACTGCACCCTGGAGCTCGGCGGCAACGGCGCGGCCGTCGTCCTCGACGACTACGCCTCCGAGAAGGACTTGGACTGGGCGGCGACCCGTATCGCCACCTTCTCCAACTACCAGGGCGGCCAGTCCTGCATCTCCGTGCAGCGCGTGATCGCCGACGCGTCCGTGTACGACCGGCTCCTGCCGAAGATCGTCGCGGCCGTCGAGGCCCAGGTCAACGGTGACCCGTCCGACGCAGGCACCGACGTCGGCCCGCTCGTCAGCGAGGAGGCTGCCAAGCGCGTCGAGTCGTGGGTCGACGAGGCCGTCAACGCGGGTGCGAAGCTGCTCGCGGGCGGCAAGCGTGACGGCGCCGCGTACGCCCCGACCGTCCTCACCGACGTCCCGGCCGACGTCACGATCTCCTGCGAGGAGGTCTTCGGCCCGGTCCTGACGGTGCGTAAGGTCAACGGCGAGGCCGAGGCGTTCGCCGCGGTCAACGACTCCAAGTACGGCCTCCAGGCGGGCGTGTTCACGCACGACCTGAAGACCGCCTTCCGCGCCCACCGCGAGCTGGAGGTCGGCGGCGTGGTCGTCGGCGACGTTCCGTCGTACCGCGCGGACCAGATGCCGTACGGCGGCGTAAAGCAGTCCGGCACCGGCCGCGAGGGTGTGCGGTTCGCGATGGAGGACTACACGTACGAGCGGGTCATGGTCTTCACCGGCCTCGCCCTCTGA